A stretch of Parachlamydia sp. AcF125 DNA encodes these proteins:
- a CDS encoding AAA family ATPase, whose product MSSMQASHLSSSGAMRVKLSAVYSVTMMLETYFSHLHGNDPIKHYLIKMIKKNAISQSLLFAGPEGVGKSLFAKAFAEILLTDGSSDQREQVKAETHPDLHIYQPEGKLGMHSIDAMRQLTEEIYLVPYQAKRKVFIIHEAERMLPYSANALLKTFEEPALDSVIILLTSLPENLLPTLRSRFQTLYFQQVETSHLIPFVQERFQKTEAEAQAIAASSKGSFAQATRLCSQKSYYPDILLPLLAAGRFSSYGALLETVRQLTEQLEQSKKQAEEEMRQELSSHLENLTAIQRESLEKEIEGFVSVQTNRETTHLLDFILSWYRDLELMRVKADPNFLFHKEAYKQLEQSAQQGNRLSLEQVQTAINEARKALERSSSIGITLENLFLKLHFY is encoded by the coding sequence ATGTCATCGATGCAAGCCAGTCACCTGAGCTCGTCTGGCGCGATGCGCGTGAAACTATCAGCCGTTTACTCAGTGACTATGATGCTTGAAACCTACTTTTCTCATCTTCACGGCAACGATCCCATCAAGCACTATCTCATCAAAATGATCAAAAAAAACGCCATTAGCCAATCCCTTCTTTTTGCAGGGCCAGAAGGCGTGGGAAAAAGCCTTTTTGCTAAAGCGTTTGCAGAAATTCTGCTCACAGATGGCTCATCAGATCAACGCGAGCAAGTCAAAGCAGAGACTCATCCAGACTTACACATCTACCAGCCAGAAGGCAAGCTCGGCATGCATAGTATTGATGCCATGCGACAACTCACTGAAGAAATCTATTTAGTTCCTTATCAAGCCAAACGTAAAGTCTTTATTATTCATGAAGCTGAACGCATGCTTCCCTATAGCGCAAACGCCCTTCTGAAAACCTTTGAAGAACCGGCTCTCGATAGCGTGATTATTCTTCTGACCTCCTTGCCAGAAAATTTGCTTCCAACCCTGAGATCTCGCTTTCAAACCCTTTACTTTCAGCAAGTGGAAACAAGCCATCTTATTCCATTCGTCCAAGAGCGCTTCCAAAAAACAGAGGCTGAAGCTCAGGCCATCGCTGCCTCATCTAAAGGATCTTTTGCACAGGCTACGCGCCTTTGCTCCCAAAAGAGCTATTATCCCGATATTCTTCTCCCTCTATTAGCTGCCGGCCGATTTTCTTCTTATGGAGCTCTTCTCGAAACCGTTCGTCAGTTGACAGAGCAGCTTGAACAGTCCAAAAAGCAGGCAGAAGAGGAGATGCGCCAAGAATTATCCAGCCATCTTGAAAATTTAACAGCCATCCAACGAGAATCTCTTGAAAAAGAAATTGAAGGCTTTGTTTCCGTACAAACAAACCGTGAAACCACTCATCTTTTAGATTTTATTCTCAGCTGGTACCGCGATCTAGAATTGATGCGCGTGAAAGCAGATCCCAATTTCCTTTTTCACAAAGAAGCTTATAAACAGCTAGAACAGTCTGCCCAACAGGGCAACCGCCTTTCCCTCGAACAGGTGCAAACAGCGATTAACGAAGCTAGAAAAGCCTTAGAGCGCTCCTCATCCATCGGCATTACGCTAGAAAATTTATTCCTAAAGCTCCATTTTTATTAA
- the tmk gene encoding dTMP kinase — protein MHTMKKHPCFITFEGGEGAGKTTLIQHVEADLKQLGYDVVSTREPGGSALGNTIRQWLLQQNSKTPISIKAELLLFLAARAQHIEELILPSLAKGKIVLCDRFNDSTIAYQGVARGLGLESVQKLCEFVCASVVPDLTLYLDIDPHLGLARTQQAAKEDAPIGSIDRIESEKLEFHERVRKGFIKLIHQNPERYHVIDASQSPELVWRDARETISRLLSDYDA, from the coding sequence ATGCACACAATGAAAAAACATCCTTGTTTCATTACCTTTGAAGGGGGCGAAGGCGCTGGCAAAACAACCCTTATCCAGCATGTTGAAGCCGACCTTAAGCAACTTGGCTATGATGTTGTCTCTACCCGTGAACCTGGTGGATCCGCTCTCGGAAATACTATCCGGCAATGGCTATTGCAGCAAAACTCTAAAACACCTATCAGCATTAAAGCAGAGCTTTTACTTTTCTTGGCAGCGCGCGCTCAGCATATAGAGGAACTGATTCTCCCTTCTCTTGCAAAAGGAAAAATTGTGTTATGCGATAGATTTAACGATTCCACGATTGCTTATCAAGGAGTCGCTCGGGGACTGGGCTTAGAATCCGTTCAAAAATTATGCGAATTTGTGTGTGCCAGCGTGGTCCCTGATTTAACCCTTTATTTAGACATTGATCCCCACCTAGGGTTAGCAAGAACACAACAGGCAGCTAAAGAAGACGCTCCCATCGGTTCTATTGACCGGATTGAATCTGAAAAATTGGAATTTCATGAGCGTGTTCGCAAAGGATTTATTAAACTCATTCACCAAAACCCCGAGCGTTATCATGTCATCGATGCAAGCCAGTCACCTGAGCTCGTCTGGCGCGATGCGCGTGAAACTATCAGCCGTTTACTCAGTGACTATGATGCTTGA